AAAGatttctgtttatatgttttgtacATTTAGGGGCTCACTCAGCTACATTTGCAATCACAAACAACTGCCCATTCACAATCTGGCCAGGAACCTTAACTGGCTCCGGCGGTCCTCAGTTATCTCTCTTAACTGGTTTGGAGTTAGCTTCCGGTGCTTCATCCTCTCTTAACGTCCATCCCCCGTGGTCTGGTCGGTTTTGGGCACGATATCAATGTTCTAAGGACCACTTTGGAAAGTTTAGTTGCAGCAGTGGAGACTGTGGATCAGGTCAAATAGCATGCAATGGTGCTGGTGCAATTCCACCAGCATCCCTAGTGGAATTCACAGTTGCAACAAATGGTGGACGAGATTTCTATGATGTTAGTCTTGTGGATGGCTTTAATTTGCCAATCTCAGTAACCCCCCATGGTGGAAAAGAAGGGTGTAATACCACAAGCTGCAGAGCTAATGTGAACACAGTTTGTCCTCTCGAGTTGGCTGTGAAAGCATCAGATGGTAGTGTAATTGCTTGCAAGAGTGCATGTTTGGCATTCAAACAGCCACAATACTGTTGTACAGGTGATTTTGGTTCGCCAGATACATGCTCGCCATCTAACTATTCAAGGATTTTCAAGGACCAATGTCCACAAGCTTATAGCTATGCTTATGATGATAAATCTAGCACCTTTACTTGCACTGGTGGGGCTGACTATGCCATAACTTTCTGTCCTTGATACATATAATAAGTTAACAGCCGACCCcttggaagaaaaaaagttgaaaagctTTATAAACAAGGATCCAATAAGTCAAAAAGAAATTCCGGCTGATTGATAAATGTATTGCTATAATTTCTTATCATGTTTTTCAGCTGTCAAAAACATTTCTTGCATGTATGGCAACAAATAATTGTGTTATTTGAAtatgtaattaattatttatgggGTTTGAGCTTTCATACTCACTAGAAAAAGTCATTTAGAAACCGGAGTATACTTCTTAAGTGGTAGAATTTAGGTTCTTTAGCTTTTGATTTAGAATCTTAAAGGACCAAAATACTTACTACTCgcaaaagggaaaaatgaaattgttcAGGAAGAGAAAGTAATGTCCATGGGTCTACcttattaaaatttgattgcCTATTGATAAGAGTTAGAAAGGTAGGCTCTACCATGTCTCGACATTATTTGTATCATTCAAAGATATTCTCATCCTTAACAGTTGTGGTAATATTAGGTtctacaatcaaatttaaacatGTAGGTACATTAAAATTACATGATAACATTGCTTGTATTTTATTAGTCAATGCAactatgtgtttatttttaattaagataACTAAAACCTAAGTTTGagctttagaaaaaaaaaaaaaccatgtattTAATCTTAAAAACATcgactataaaaaaaaaatcttaaaaacaTTGAGTAATATGTCTTCTcaataaagcaaaacaaacaaacaaaaaattgataaaagacAATGTAactatgtgtttgtttctaattAAGATAACTAAAACCTAAGTTTGggctttaaaaagaaaacaacaaccaACCACGTGTTTAATCTTAAAAGCATTGTCttatgtttgttttgctttattgAGAAGACATTACTCAAtgtttttaagattttttttttatttgataagacAATGTTTTTAAGATGTGATGCCCTGTCATCAAAATGTTGAAATGGGCTTTCTAATTAAATGAGACTaggtgtgtgtttggataccgcttattttggtaaaaactgaaaactgaaaacaataaaaaaaaaaaaaaaattggttactGTTTGTTAATGAAAACATTGTGCATTTTCCTTGATGcattgttcatgtcccatgaacagtgcactgggccctagaaataaaaaaaaaaaaaaaaaaaaaagccaaaaacgcATCTGCATGAAAATGCAGACGCAATCCAAATGAAGCTCTAGGttttcaaattatcaaattaattattcatttttgaaaatgaataattaatttataaattgaaactctcaaTTATGTTCTATATTTTCATTCCATACAAATATGCTCATCCTTTATTTGGATTGGAACAATGAGAATTTTAGGTGATTgattatagtttttatttaaaagaccggcgaaattacattttaccacctTAAACTATACATCAGattacactttacaccctaAACTATTCGAATGCACATTTTGTACCATAAACTATCACACTTTACACCCTGACATTACTTTTACTATTAAGTTAAGATAGAAATTAATAACACATAACTCACACATGATTTTTACTTAGATGGCACACTATTTAAAGACCAAAACACCCTTttcacaaacaattgaaaacaaaagctttttatttttatttctatttttttttcaggtctCTCTCGCCCAACCGCTCATCCCCTCTCTCTCACCCATCAGCTCTTCTCCTCTTTCTCATTGTTCAGTTGCTCCTCTTTCCCAAATCAAACATACAAATTATCTctatgtccaaaaaaaaatcatcaacggTATCAAAACGAAATATGATGTACAAGAAACGCTCCATAACACGGATCAATATGGTTCCGTTTTGGGTAAAAACTTTAGTTGTTGGGCCATGCTTACAAGGTCGAATAGTTGCAAAATCAAGATCACATACGAACTGGGCCACTACGAGTTCAACATGACGAATGGTAGGAACCAATTAACCGAAGAATGAAGATTGAATCGCTACACTATTAAAAGATTACACAAGTCGTATTAACAATCCTAGTGGTTAAGTTGGTTCCCAAACTCATTAAGGCTTTGGTACCTACTTGGTTGACTGGTAATCTACTGAACATTATGTTTTGAATGGTTTTTCTATATCTATAATGCTTCAGCTACTATCTGGCCATTACGGAAATTAAGATGCAAGGCAGCCATGGAAGGTGATATAGTTTCATCAACTACTATGCTTAGAAAGGGCCCCATTTTGTTGGGCATAGAGATAACTTGTATGTATGCAGTGGCGACTCCAGAAATTTTTCTCAGAGTATTCCTTGGGTcgtggttttcttatcaaatatttgtctaTAATTCtagtaaaagaataaataataaactataagttcatttaaaatattaataaaattattaattattgttgtttagttgtttcattaatttgtttgtcttttataaactataatttgttatattgttgtttcattaattataaaattattaattgttgtttagcataacataatttaatttgtttgtcttttataatatatttgttaattaaattattatttattagttgcttcccccaattaattattgattaattaaattattgtttattagttgcactaGCACATACCCCATGTGTATTTATTtcccccaattcaaatatcTCACCCCCGGCCCTATGCCTCCATCCACCCCccaccatggttttaaaaactggtaTGATAAAGGAACCAAAAAAGAGACTGGTTACCGGTTTTCTGGTCAGACCAAAGTCTGACCGGTGGTCAAACCAGtgacatcataaataatttaattaataaataaaaaataataaaattaaataaataagaatatagATACTgatatttactaaaaaaagatataaaattttagaagtATTTTCATGTTAAATTtaactcaaattaaaagaaaaataaattatcatttttttagaggaagaaaaagaagttaacCTAAAcaaactacccaaaaaaaaagggttatggttttaaagttttataatcatatataattttcagtatttttaacaaaaccattatttaatttaacaatatttatcTATGTTAATATAATTTCACATCTAaatatttcttctaaaaaaatagtatttattataaaaatatattatgctTGTCTTGAATATTGCAATAACCTTACCGGTGTACGAAGTGCAAATAATTCAGATTTTTTGCCTTTGATTGACCCCTCAAACCCACATAAGCCATATCACAAACCTAtttctcatcaaaaaataaaagaaaaaaagagtaaagtgGTCTGCCTCACCACCTAAGCATCAACGTGGCCAAAGAATATCCATCCACATTTATACCAAACTTTTTAAAAGGATTGTCCTCTCCTCTCCTTATCTAAAATGTCTAAACAAATTGcttaaatctctctctcactctgaaGAAGAAGCAGCGGCAGAGCTGcagtttcctctctttctctgtttccTCCAAAGCCTAGTTCAGCTCCTCGCCCAAATTAAGATATATTTCTTATTTCATAATCATTTtctcacatattctcacatattctctgttacaattttttttttttttttttttttttcagattctttgttaccattttttttttatagatttaagTTCAAAGTTTGTTTGGCATAAAAAAagtttgagggtgttcctaatttttttgagggtgttcctcattttttttaaggatagataaataaaaaattttaaattattacatataatttttttttttcttcagaggtcagggtgttcctgggaacaccctgaacCAAACGTAGCGTCGCCACTGTATGTATGATTTGGGGAAAGGAGCAACTGGACAATGAGAACGAGGAGAAGAGCTGTTGAACGAGAACGACAGAGAcctgaaaaaataataataataaaaaataaaaaaataaaaaataaacatttgttttttattgtgtgtggaaagggtattttggtctttaaaCAGTGTGCcacctaaacaaaaataatgtgCAAGTCATGTGCTATTAATTTCTGTCTAACTTAACAGTAAAAGTAATGTAGGGGTGTAATGTGTGAAAAATGTGATAGTTTAGAGTACAAAGTGTAATATGGTGTATAGTTTAGCTAGAGTGGTAAAGTGTAACTTTTCCTAAAAGaccaattaaaatcaattaccctttttttctccaaaaaaaaaaacaattacaatcaTCTGCATTCTATTCCATTTCAAGGATATATTTCaattaatgatattttattcttcAGTATTTTCAATCTACAATTTCAATTTCCTATGTAAAGTGATTGTTTTAATATCTTTGGAAATTCTAGGATCCGTTTGATAGaagagtttgagtaatgttgtttgtatttttttgaagtacgtgtaggtgaaaaagtgtgtgcaAATACATgcaatgttatttaaaaacggAAAATGTGTTTAAGATGCTTTACCAAACGAAGCCCTAATTGTCCATTGGGTGAAATTCTCAAGCCTTGTGATTGCAtgaaatgactttttttttttttcaatttttacccTTGAAATTTGTGAAATGACAATATGGTACCAaggcttttgaaaaatttaaattttagtctGATTATAAAATGAGgtatttataatgattttttaaaataacattagATGATTATATCACGGTCATCCTCTCTCACCATTGCCTTTTCCtgttaattatttaaccatttccttttatttcaaaaattgtttattaaatatttaaaaagaatatttattaatacTCCTTAAATAAGAGTAAATCTACTATCACAACAATTTTTACAGATTTGGTCACAACTCGCTGATGTTACAAGTTGTAAGTAGTGAGAGAAAATAATAGGTCTATGTGGGTTTTTAATTCCATCACTTACAAGTTACCACATGAACAGGCCAtggtaaaattgtaaaaatagtcTTGGCACTTACTCACtctttaaataataaacatCACAATGGTCCGTGGGTAACGTGcttttttcttgataatttgTACTATTTCTCTCagtgctttgttttgttttgtactaaGAACTAACGATGATCAAGCTTGTTTTATAAGTTGAATATTTCCAAAAggttaatttggtttttttacCCACAAAAGTAATTTAGTTAGGCTAACTAATCAGATCTCTTTTCATctattattaaaattgaaaatatccATGTTGTGTCATGATAAAAATGACTAATGAGgcacatttcaaaatttgggcaGTTATGATTACGGCTTATTATGCTTTTTAATAACTTCACTTTTCCTCTCTGTCCCATTCACTGAAACCAAGCTCTTTCTCCCAATCTTGACATATGTTATTAGCTGATTGTACATCTTTTAAAATCTTAATAATTCCATTTAATCCAGGACaatggaaaaaatatttaaaaaaattttttttaataaaaaaaggaaaaaatagttaattttaatattaaaacttCCGATTTATTAACCTTTATATGTTTACATTTATGGTTCAAGTAAAGTGTACACATTTGTATTAACAATTAATACACAATATGCAATATTGTATATTATTAATACAAATGTGTATAATGGTGTACATATTTATTTAATCTACAATGTAAAGTGTATATTATCAtttgtaaatgtaaaaaataaaaaaaaaaaataaaaaaaaaaccttaattttccttccctttaacaataaatcacacaaattttgCTTAGACTTTTTAACTTAACTAATTCTTATCTTCTAAATATTCTTATTGAAGgcatttaaagtttaaacaccTAGGTtccaactatcaaatttataaataaaaaaaactaaaatcacacAAATCTCAAATCAAACTTCAAGCAAATTCTCAAGAAAGTACAACGGGCATTCGGGAAATTAAGGCAaataatttcttcattttctcaATGACAATCCTTGTTAACCAATACCTTTGATGCTTTCTAGTGTTTTCTCGTGTCATGTTaagataataaaacaaaaatataaaattaaagccACACCTTCCCGTGTAACTTCTTATATAagttttcatttctctctctcactctctctttgcAAGTAGACAAAGAAAACTTTTAATGTATCAAAATAAAGAGTGATGAATGAGTATTTGGCCCCTTTTTAACTCtcaatacaaatacaaatgtaatgaattgaagtattaaacaaaaattagtttcATGCAAAAGTGAGTCCTGGGTAACAActtacaaataattattttccCATCCTACTCAGTACACTCAAATATTCTCTCTTGTTTTTGATGTTTGAAAGGCTGAAATATCATAAATCGAACTAAGCATTCAAAACTGGTTTGGTCTAAGAATGTAGAATGTTTCCCTTAACCAGTTTTtcgtgggtgttttgtaaaagtgattgAATAACACAGAAAAAATAgattcttatgctaaaataaaagaaaattttagacCGGCTGATGTAAATGCTCTAAGGTTCCAAATTTGTATGCTATACGATCATAAATTGCACAGAATGAGAGGGGATGGGGGGACGGGGTCAATTTTGTAGAAATGAAGactttttttaactaataatttgTTTTTGCCTGTTAGTGTAACTTGACCCAAGAACAGGTAAAATGCATGTACTGTAGATCCTGTCGATAATCTGATACAAAGGCCTTTCCCTCTGAATTGTACAACGAAGGCCACGAGGCACATACTAGACAGTCTAGACTCCCACCTAGATACCACATGCCCCAAGATTGACATGGGCTCCTAAATGATGCCAGCCTCATCTTCTAACAACCCCTGATGCATAGTGGAATATAACACAGTTTAATGGCAAGCATAACCATTAACAGGTTATATTCTAAAGAAGAAACTCTGTTGAAAC
This genomic stretch from Quercus robur chromosome 4, dhQueRobu3.1, whole genome shotgun sequence harbors:
- the LOC126720737 gene encoding thaumatin-like protein 1 yields the protein MGIRVVFLLTLASLYFSGAHSATFAITNNCPFTIWPGTLTGSGGPQLSLLTGLELASGASSSLNVHPPWSGRFWARYQCSKDHFGKFSCSSGDCGSGQIACNGAGAIPPASLVEFTVATNGGRDFYDVSLVDGFNLPISVTPHGGKEGCNTTSCRANVNTVCPLELAVKASDGSVIACKSACLAFKQPQYCCTGDFGSPDTCSPSNYSRIFKDQCPQAYSYAYDDKSSTFTCTGGADYAITFCP